In Scophthalmus maximus strain ysfricsl-2021 chromosome 13, ASM2237912v1, whole genome shotgun sequence, the genomic window AAACTGGGGGATGAAACCTGAAGCGAGTTCTGGtatgaaaatatcaattttACTCAGGCTTTTATTAAATGTACTAAATGTTCTTTCAGTGTTTGAGGGTAAAATGATACAAGATAAGTTTGTGATCATTGAGGATATTCAGCAGTGTCCAGTTGCATGACACATATTATGGTAAtaacagtgttttatttttttggatcGTCTcatgtggatgttttttgttgtttgtgctgAAGCATATTTCACTGCTTCAGTGTAATAAAGTAAGTCACTTTAGTCCTTAAGTAATTGACTAAATTAAATAAGAGTAATGTTTTTACTGACATTTACGGTTGTTTTAGGACAGATGACGATGACTAGACTGTTGATGAATGCAGTGAAAATGAACACTGCAAAGCAGGCCATTCGGATTTCAGTCTCATAATAGACTGTGTAATCCCTCTCACGCCTGAAGCTTCTGTTCAAAGTCTCAGATCATTTTGGGATGAGTTGCTGGTTTTAATACGGCTTCATTTTAAGGCTTCGGTGAAAACTCATCTGCCTTCTGTTTTTGCTAAAGACGCTTCTCAGGTGTGTAAATCAGACCAACGACCTTCTACATTACCTGTTGGTCCCGTTGTCACGGTGATGGGCAGTCTGCAAACCCCAACTCCCAACAGCACAGGTGAAAGTTCACTTCACTCCAGCGGCAGTAATACTAAAGCTCTGTTGTTTATAAgaatgttatactgtatatttggaACTACAGTCATTCTCTTGGTTTGCTGCTGTAGTTCGCCCCaaactcatttattcattcattgtaTGTTTGGTTAATATAATTcgaatttccatttttattgaACATTTAACAGACTTTTAATTCGTGTTGCCGTGAAAGTTAAGTTTCAAAAAGTTGTCCTTAGAAACTGCAACtgacaataataaaaagaatatcATCCCAGGGTCCTAGGTCCATTAAGTTTTCTTTCTGAAGCTTTCAATTAtatcaaataatctttatttgcAAATGGGACTTGACATGCAAATTTGGATGCCTACATGATTTGCCTCGAAATGGGCTGTATTTCTCATTGTTTGGTCCTTTTTACAAGCTACATGAAGCTAACAGAAGAAGAActcaaacacaagaacaaaagtAATAACACTATATTGTTACTGTACTTCTCCAAGCCGGAGTGCTGTGTCCATATAGTGCCAAGTACAAAACCGAGGGACAGCACAGGCTCCTGCCTATTCGTCTTCTATGCTGAGGCAGCAGTATTAAAACGCTGTGCTGTGCATTAAGGAGGCAGGCTGCCTGCTCCAGAGCACTGTCAATAAGCTCTGCAGTGAAAGCCATCACGTTTTAAAGATGGGTTACTGTACTCGGTGAGCTGGACTGCGCTGAGAAACAAGTGCTccatattattttgttttgatcatCTCCACCTGTCTGAAGGAACAAGCCTTATTTAAAGGAAAACTCAGGGAGAGAAAACTGATGTGACTCATAAATGGTTGATATTTCCCCCTCTGTCAGGGAGCGGTGCATCAGGCCCCAGCAGTGGCGTCGCTTCCCCGGCTCACATGCCCCTGCCCTTGCACTCTGTGCCAGATTTCTCCTATTCCTCCAGCGAGGATGAGTTCTACGACGCTGACGAGTTTTACCAGACCAGCACTTCCCCCAAACACTGCATAGAGTGAGTATCGCGTCACCCCGCCTCCATGCAACCTGCTTTGCTCACAGTGAAATGGTTGCTTCAGAAATTAAGTGTTTAGAAACTCAGGTGGCAAAATGCCGCTTGGAGCGAATAAAAATCAAAGCTGCACTAGCGGTCTTAGTTGGAGAAGTGTGCAGCAATTTGCCTGTGAAATCCTACTCGTTCTTTATCTCCTTATCTCCCGTGCTTCCTGCCTCCTTTCCGCTCACGCTATCTCCTCCTCTTGCCCAAAGTCCCTCAGGGCCTGCAGCTGCCCCGCCCCGCACAAATGAACAAACGGCGCTGAAACGACCAGACACCACAGAGTCCCTCAACTCGTCCATGTCCAATGGTACGACAGAAGCAGGTAAAAAGGGGAAAGTAAATTTGTAACCCTTTACGCATTCAACTTTGTCAAATGTTCAAAGATATGTGATGttttacacattaaaaatcTGAGGAATGAATGTTGTTACAGCCTTTTAAGATGTGTCCTCTGCTGTTGTCTGCAGATCCGTTTGATAGCCACGACGACCGTGACGATGACGGAGAAGGCGAGTCAGTGGAGGAGCACAAGAGTGTCATCATGCATCTGCTCTCTCAAGTTCGTTTGGGCATGGACCTCACAAAGGTAGAGAGCTCTTCAAgagcttcttctctctctgcagtgcagTCCATCCTCCCTTTACTCACTTCCATCATCTGTGTGAGCGACTTTAGATTTTCACCTTCATTATGTTTCACAGGTGGTCCTGCCTACCTTCATCCTAGAGAGGAGATCTCTGCTAGAAATGTACGCTGACTTCTTTGCACACCCTGACTTGTTTGTAAGGTATGTTCCATTTCAACAattcctctgctctgttcaAGTCAAAGTTTTCAAATGTATGTAAGATTGATCATTGTGCCTTTTCTTCTGACTTCCTCTAGTATCGCTGAGCAGCCGGAGCCCCGAGAGCGCATGGTTCACGTGGTGAAGTGGTACATGTCGGCCTTCCATGCAGGGAGGAAAGGCTCAGTGGCCAAGAAACCTTACAATCCAATCCTGGGAGAAGTGTTCTACTGCCACTGGGATCTGCCCAGCGAGGCAGAGGAGCCCTCCCCACACACGGTAAGACCACAGGCCTCTGCAGTCAGTGTCATCAGACCTGGTTGCTTCTTGATCTCTTTGGATTTTGTTGATATGCTTCTTTGCCTGCACagcatcttatttttttcaatttgtgttaCACACAATGGAACTTTACACATCCTGATGTCTCATGTATGATTTATTTGCATATTGGTTGAGAAATGCTACCACAATAGTAATATTGTGCTGTCCACAATATTACTTTAAATCACTTTGGTTAAAAATCTCTTGTAAGCCTGTAACAACCATTGAGATACTACAAGTGATATTTGGTTATGCAAATAAACTTGAAGGTTATATATGCATGTAcaccacatttaaaacatttacatggCAGCAAACAACTATTATCTATGTAAAGATACAGTATAGAGGattaatgtgtgcgtgtgtgaggatatagtctttcttttttttttgcacaactgCAACATGGAACAAGTGTTGGTTTAATCTCTTCTCAATCCAATACTTTAGACCACTGTTCAGGAGACGGTGTCAGAGGGTCCAGTTCCCTGGTCTTCAACCaatagtgtttgttttgttgcggAGCAGGTCTCTCACCACCCACCCAGTGAGTGTCCAACCTTCTTCTGAATGATTACAAAGAGTCGCCAAAACCCGCAACCACTCATTTTTTTAAGCATATCGGGCCAGAATACTTAGTAAAGAGAATATTTGCTGATGATTTGAATATATTAAAATAGGAtcttgaaaatgtaaatgaaagttgttgttgttttttaagatacTGGACCAttgcttgtttctctttttgtccaaACTCATCagtgtttcttctcttctctctgtagtTTCTGCATTCTACGCAGAGTGTTTAAATAAGAAGATCCAGTTCAACGCTCACATCTGGACCAAGTCAAAGTTCTTAGGCATGTCCATAGGCGTCCACAACATCGGCCAAGGTATGTAAGAAGTACGTGTCATACACTCCCCAAAAACACACTCTGTTACGAGGTGTAATATTTCTGTTCCATTGTTTTAAGGTTGTGTGTCATGTTTGGAGCACGATGAACATTACATCCTCACCTTCCCTAATGGATATGGCAGGTGAGTGTAATTTCTTCCCTCATCATCACTTTATTACTTTCTGATCGTTACCGTCTGCTTCACTGACCTGAGTCTGTCTGTCCAGGTCAATTCTGACTGTGCCATGGGTGGAGCTGGGTGGGGAGTGCAACATCTCCTGCTCCAAGTCTGGCTACAGCGCTAACATTGTGTTCCACACCAAACCCTTCTATGGAGGAAAGAAGCACAGGATCACTGCTGAGATTTTGTAAGAGGGAAATGGTTGCAAATGACATTTTAGAACACAGTTGATAGACTGATAGTGGAGTCAAGTAAATATaccacacttcttttttttgtctttttcagccCACCCAATGATAAGAAGTCTTTCTGCTCCATTGAAGGGGAATGGAATGGAGTGATGTACGCCAAGTGGGCAACTGGagtgagttttctttttgtattttcctttggGTGGTTAAGGGTATGGATCAGACTGAGAGTAAACTAATAATCATTTGTTagctgaacaaaaacaaaatctccgCATTCACTGGATATGGGAATAACTACTAAAGGAAAGAGTCTTGCTGTAAATAAAGTTAATacattgaaatgtttaattaaaaaatgaatgtgttttgtgtgattctAGGAGAACACAGTGTTCATAGACACTAAGAGGCTGGGTATCGTCaagaagaaagtgagaaagcTGGAAGACCAGCTTGAGTACGAGTCCCGAAGGTGAGAAATGACATTGTTAAACAAAATGCTACTCTacggctacatccatactactcCATCACTTCTGCTACGTTTtcgcctgccgtccacacatCTCCGGTGTTTTTGAGCTCCTGAAACTGAgaagttttagtttgaaaacccTGGGGCAGCGTTGTGGTatggacagacagaaaaggagacGTTTGGAAATAATTGCTCAGTCACCTGTATTTGCTTCCATGATTATTATCCGTCATGACTCGAATACATGCGGTGAAGACAAAACTTTTCTAGCACTCACTGTAAGTCACATCGTCGTCGGGTCAAGACAAGAAATCCCTCGTCTTACTTTTCATCACTGTTGTTTCACTGGGATTACTTCTGATACAGAGATcgttttagttttgaaatgcTGGTTTTAACAAAAACgtattagtatggatgtagcctaaatGTCCAaaagtatgtgtttgtgtatttgaccTTTACCTCCTTTACCTGATCCATCAGATTGTGGAGAGATGTGACGCTGAACCTGAAGCTGAAAGACATTGATGAAGCGACAGATGCCAAACACCGgttggaggagaaacagagagccGAAGCacgagagaggaaggagaacgAGCAGCAGTGGGAGACGAGGGTGAGTCTTTCTAACCTTGTTTATTAGCTACATGAAAGAACATGTCATAGGAGACCACACCTTcctaaaatattatattaacatAAATCTATTCTCCTATAATTGACTAtataatcttgtttttttgaacatCAGATGACAAATTCTAAATACAACATAAAGGGATATAACGTGAGCAAAGGTCTATGTAAAagatgtaattattttttagCTAACAGATTGTATTCAGTCCTCATTGTCAGTAAcattatacattcatacatacagtcATAATACATCACATACCTACTCCATTAAGTAAATGTACACAGACGCCCTCTATTTCATTGGTCGAGAGAGATCAGTGTTAGAAATGTCAGATAATCTTGTAGTTTTATTCTGTGTTcagttttaatatatttgtttcaGATAACTGAGTAATACTTTGTATcgcttgtgtgtttctgcagctaTTCCACGAGGACGGGGAGTGCTGGGTCTACGATGAACCTCTATTAAAGAGATTAGCCTCTCAGAGGCAGTGAGAAGACGCACACTcggatgcaaacacacacatgtatgcatAAAGAAATGCACACACGGCAGAGTCTTCATAAGAActcttttgcaaaaaaacacacttcttATCCAAGCCTTGGAATGACTGATGATTGAATATGTACACAGCTTTGCATTTGACTGTAAAACTACAATaatggaaatgaatgaaatcGAATGGGAAAGCATCAAAGATGTAACCGGAAAATAAGCAAcgctcttctccttctttggGCAAACTCACTTTCATCTCCATCGACACCAGTCATCATGAGACCTGTCTGCACTGAGACGAGATGGGAGCGTCTTTCCGCTTTTCGTCTCTCGACTCTGTTCCATCAGCTTCACGACCACACCCATCATCAGCTCCACGACGAGCCAGAGCAGCACTCATTTCCTTACACATttgttgggggggttgggggtggggggtaaagggttgtgtggtttgtgttcaaatcaaataaacCTTGTCAAATAAAACAGAGCTCTACATCTCAGGGAATCTGGtgactgaggggaaaaaaagctgccgCCCCCTCTGAGAGTCTGACAGCCTTATAACGGTGGGACGGATTGATCTTAAAGGGGCGGGGGAGAAATTCTCTGCTTCCCTGCAACTAGTTATTACTGTtgtttatatatagatatatacatatgattgatatataaatatgtattcttttttattttcaatgctctgtttatttttctttctggcaATAGTGTAAAATATTTGAGGATATGAAATGTATGGCTTTACATCTTTAGGAATCATTCCATTTTCTCgttttgatgttttgttcacGTTTTTAAAGTTAATTTGCCGCCTATTTGGTGGTGTCTCAAGTGTTTCCAGAAATAAAGCCCTGCATAACCCACAGCACAGATTTATGGAATATATATGCAATATAGAAATCATTTGTTGCCTGTCACTGGACATGTTTGTATGTCCGTTAtgccaaaaaaaaggtttagaGAAGAGGCTGAAGGAACTTTGATCCAGGTGGAGAACAAAGAATCCTCTAAAACATGTTTCCATGCTACCTGAAAGCATTTATGAACAAATGattgtttacatattttttgtctttctggaTTGCTGGTCTGTGATAATGATGAGGAGGTAAGGTTTGGACTGAGTCTGTGAAGTCTCCCTTTTGTTCTGCACATTACATCTCTTCTTGTGTCCTTTCCAAACTCACTGATACCAGAGTGGATGTGTACTCATGTCAGAGTGTAAGGAGCGAGAAAGAGGAACACGAGTTCACCTTTTAAACACTATTTCTGTTTCATAGTGCTGCTCTGGCCAAACTGCATTATACTGGTTCAGTTTTCTTGTAATCTCTTTTTTGTCCATTGTTTTTCAAGAGAGGAACCACATAGAGGGCAGTATTTATCCTATTGTAAACCTCTGCTTTTTGAACTATTATTCATTCTCTTATTTACAGCTACGTAGGTTGAATCTAAATGCCGTCATATTTCAATATgcagaaattacaaaaaaaaacaatacaaagttCACCTGAAAATGCCTGAGAACATCTCTTAATGCTGTATCAAGCTCATGACAGACCCCCCTTATCTTATGATTTGGCTTTCTTAGAAATTTGGCCATTACATTAAATAATCTGAGGGAAGTAAGTACAGTAAAAGAACTTCTGAGACTTCAATTCAATTAATCCTTTAAAGGGATTTATAAAGACATTGTTGCTGCAGTTGAATTTAATCCTctgaatctgacaaaaaaaggttttttagAAACAACCCAAATGAAATTCAGAGTCCAGTTAAATTTGAAGTTactacttttttcccctccatggtttgtctttgtaaattaaattgaattgaggCCTTGCCATACATTTCAGTATCACTGTCGTCTGATGGAGAGTAAtcgaaaacaaaatgtattttttttccccttctgatCATAACCATTGATTGTATGTTTATTAATGCATAATATTAAATCTCCATGAGTTTAATTCTGTGATATTTTGTCATGGTTCCTTCACTTCAGTTCAGTTTACATACCGACAGTCGCACACACGGACATGTAAATGTATGATAATGAACTCGGTAAACAAATGTACCTACTAAATATCAGCTACATCACAAACTACACTCACAGTATTGCTTTACACAGTGAGGCGTTGGAGTCATTGAGCTTTAAAACAGAAACTACATCCTCCAAACTGATCAAACATTTCAATCTTTAATGTTCAAAATCTCCATGCCGGatattctcattcatccaggtcatagcACACTTAAGTGATGGGagggttttttggggttttgttttttttaacaggaccGTTTAGCTTGGTGTCCATAATAAAATACCAACTGagtgaatattaatattgtccTGTTTACACGCTTGTAAATATATTATAGCAGAACTTAAGAGGAAGCTTTTATTAACCTCATGCGACAGGATCAACTGCCTGCAAGGACCTCTAGGCGCTACTTTCTACGGGCAATAGGTGTCCGTGTAGGTGCctcatgtaaaaacaaatggccaaattacatttacatacgtcctacatacatatatacatagatGTTTACATACTACATTCTTAATAATACATGCAAACTAACTGTTAACCtaccatttttttgtgtgtgtgggggggggggtatcaatGAGGAAACGTAATAAAAACGAAATACACGTCCATGGATTTGACCAGGAGGGGCGCTAGTCGTCGGAATATTTTTCCCATCAGCCAGTGCGATATTCCCAATAAAAGGGCCCTGCACCCTTCGCTCTATCTCATTCTCCGGCTCACTTTCCCTCAGGTATGTATGGCACAACTTTACAGCGGCTGCTGGTCTTCACCCGACTTTACATGGTGCCATTCAGTTGTTACTATATCCTCAGACTTTCACATGTATGTATACGTGTCTCATGCTGAACCCGTGCTGTATTTTAATAACGTGTTTCGCGTCCTAAGAAGTAGTGACCCGATGCTAGCAGTGTTAGCCACGTTAGCCGCAGCAGGCCTCAGCCACGTGTTTCACCGCACATGTCGAGATGCTGAATCATCTCTGTGCAGCCTCGCCCCAGTGCTACATGATGATATAAATGTTGGTAGGGACATCTGAATGACTGTGAGGAAATGCCAACTCTTCTGACTGCACGGGACAATGGCTTTCAGCCGATTCAGGgtattttgttgtttgctgCGCAGCTGTTAAAATATTAGCAGGTGGCAATGAAGCATGTTACCCTAAGTAGTGATAAAAATCTAATAAGCACAgacttgtatattttttttgttaattattgCTCCAATGTGTTTGCAGACCCGTGGAGGAGCTCTTCAGAATGACGCTGCCGATCACATGGTGAGGAACTAAAATATTATTTGGCGTGTCGTCGTGAGTAGTTAATTGAAGTGATTTCTAAAACTGCTTCACATGGGTTGTATAGATTGAGCTCTTAATCTAAAGTGCTCTTTCTGCAGGTTCATATCCATGTGCCTAAATGATGGTGTTGGGAGTCATCTAATACTAAACAGGTAATTGCAGTTCTTCTAAATGTATCTATTCTACTTATAACTGGAAGTCACTGATGATTTTTGATTATAAGAGTAGTGGACAGAAGCGATTTCTGAGTAATCATATACTGAGACTTCAGTTAAAGCTGTAATGCTCCTCTTGATATCACCTGCACTGTACTAAGATCTGTGTTAATCCACAGGTTTCTGCAAAACCCAGAAACGATGAACGACCAGGAGCAGAAGAGGTGACGCtcagtttatttgtgtttggcTGTAAAGATGATTTTATGCTTCTCTTGAGGTGTTCCTTAGCTGTGATGCAGTTTAGAAGAAAAATTGTGATGGGTTAAGCACATCACCAACTACAGAGATATATCCACCCAGTTGCAGGTCATAAGTCTTCCACTTTTGGCCCGCATAACTTAAAACAACCCCCTGtgatccccccaaaaaaacacatttgcattgtGACAAAGTTCAACATGCCTCCCCAGTAACATGGGTAGACATCCATTAAATCATGCGTTTACGAAGGAAGTGGTAGTTAATAATTTCCTCCAGGGGAACAAGGAATTAATTATTTTGAGTATTGCGTTTGGATCCACACTTCCTGACTTGCTTTGAAATGTAGACACTCAACTCCATTTGGATTCTGCAATGTTAGTAACATGAGATGCAGCTCTGGCTGGACTTGACTCGCACCACACCCCAGAGAAGCATCCGTCTTGCCTTTTTAAATCCTGCACATGAGCCCAGTGCTGCTGTGATGACATTTATTTGCTACTCTTGAAAATACACATGTTGAAACTCTCAACCACCAGTTGACTTATCTGAGGCACTGAAGGAAGAGGTGCCCGAAAGTGACATTATCATTTTGAAATGctcatgtgtgttgtgttcctGCAGGTGTGGTCATGTTGACTGAAACGACTGGTTGACAACGTTCAAACAGGTAATGGACCAGAATGATTAAATTGTGGCCATAAAACAAACTGACAATGATGaatattgttaaaaaacaatGGGAATCTCTCTgaaaaagagtgaaagagaacTTTTTACTGATGCAGTGATTAAGAAATACCATaacggttttgtttttttaaatggcttcTAACGTGGCGTTTTCCTTGCAGATTGTCCTCATGTTGGCCAGTCTGGTTCCAACATTTGTGGATCAGTTGAGGTGAGTTTGTTAAAAAGATTTGACCTGTTGAAAAACTGTTTTGATGCAGTGATGACAGCATAGTTCAGCTGATAACTGTGACGAAGAAACATGTCTTTCGCTCCTAACTGATGCATCTGCTTACACAACCTAGAAGGTGACCTTTATTACGAGTGAGgttttaatttcatttcctctgttcattttcagaaaCGTGTGTCTGACTACAAAAGACTATGAAGGTGAGTGGACCTGaagtattaattttttttttagtgatgCTCAACACAATGATGATTGCATAGTTCAGCAGATTTAACTATGAAGAATAAGCTTTCTGTCTTTCGCTCCTATCTGACGTGTTGACTGTAGTTGTCCTTAAACCCTTAATTGTATTTTAGCCACAGTAGTAAaatcccctcttctcctcagaCATGTGATCTTTGCTGACCGATGCTTCGGACATGTTGGTGACAATACTTCAGACATGCTGGTGACAATGCTTCCTTCAGAAATGCTGGTGAGTAACGTGTTCGGATCAGTACTTTGCAGCCAAAATTCAGACGTGATGAATTTGAATCAGGTCTCTGATCCAGTTGAGGATATACGTCATGTTTTCTGATCTGATTGttggaaaattaaaatgactaCAATTTCTTCCCATTATCTCACATGAAGCTCTTTTGACTTTGCAGACCAAATGGGATCGGCACAGTCATGTGCGCAAGATGTCACAAGCATTGTGAGTATGATAAACTGCATTCCAATCACCTCAGACCCAGATGACTTGTGGAGTTGATAATCCTTCATTTAATAAACATGATACCACTTATACAAGATTAAAAGGGAGATTAAACAACCtgttaacaaaaataaaaccgcGTAACTACGTCATCTGGGTCTGAAAAAGATGCACATGTTCAATAGGGATCTCTGTTGTGGACCTCTCGATCCCTGTAGTCTGGCCTGTGTGATGAAAAAGTAAAGACTGACAAAAATCATGGAGTCTTGTTTTATTAGCTCTAGCTGATCTGGTCAGCTTAAAATATTCGTCCTAATGTTTCATGTTCTTATTAAACTTATATTGTCTGTCTTCTTCAGGCTCTGACTGCTCACTGGAGCCAGTGTCGACAGCAAAGAAAAGAGACTGAGGTGAGGAGCGACTCCAACTAGTTACAAAATGACCATAAGTTCAGTGATGTTTAACAAATGTCTGACCTGAACTATAATGTGGACAACTACTGTTACTGAGAACTCCAGTGACTGAAATGTTATATCAACCAGTCACTGACTTGTAATAAggttatttctctctcctctcaggaaAGAGCTGAATCTCCTCGCCTGAACTTGGTAAGCATTTTAGAATCTAAGAAATTTGGGTGCACCACATTACCAGATTAAATTGACCACTCCATCTATGATGAAAAGATTCTGCCAAATGATATCTCTTGATTATAACCCATACCGTTCCATTATTGTCTGAGGAGGTTGTGGTCACtaaatgttttctgttgtgttgaCTGTTTccttcactttattttaatgtcACTGGTCTGTTTCCtcaggaaagaagaggagacatcCTTGAAGACCCTGAGAACTCAACGACGGCAACCACGACACTGAAGTGGAACGAGTCATGAAGTTGACAATGATTTGAAGTTATCTAGTTCCAtgatatcaaaatagtttgtttttcacCATGACAATAAAGACTGGATTGTAAATACTTTGTTCTCATTTGATGTGAATAAATTGCATGTAAAAGCAGACTCAGATCATAATAGTGAACAACTGATCAATGAGTGGGCCAGCACCATGACTGACTCAGTAGGATCAAAGTAGAGGCTCTACACTGCTTAGCAATGGACTTGTGTCTCCCTGTTAGCTGATGGGGACATTGTAATTTATAAAAACTGGCACTGGATTATGCAACACCTGCACACTACATTAAAAGTTGATATGAGGCTTATTACAGTGGTCTGACATTTCTATTTTCAATATAATACCTTGGGTCTAAATTTTAAGAGAAATCCCCCAAATTCTAAGATGTTTCACGGTACAATACAAAACATCGTGTATAAAATAACAGCTGCCTTACTAGATGTCTACAAGCAACCAGCATCCTGATGATCTCCATTACAGTTCAATGACTGCGCTAGCTGGCCCTTTAAAGATGGGCGGAGCTAAGTGTCCGCCCGCAAGCGCCTCGAAGACCGTAAAAAACCCGTTCGCTCCTCCCTAGCAACCACCGGGAAGAGGAGCACTCGGCCCCCACACGGAGCACCGGCCGCAGACGGCTCCTCGTCGATGGGAGAGGAAACCCCGAGAGTCGCTTGTCAGCGTCGAGTCGAGCGGCTCGGACCCGCCTCCCCAGCCCGATGTCAGCGCGCTGCTTCCTGCCTCTGCTCCTGGCGCTGTCCGCACAGGCCGACTTCTTCCGCCTCGACAGCATCTCCAACGTGTCCAGCTACTATTTCAATTACATCTATTGCAATATTTGGGAGGGGGAGTGTCAGCCCAACCAAGACGATGCTACACAGCAAGGTAGGAGGCGACGCGTTATCAATGTTACATGACGCCTGTGTAGCCGGTCCTGCAGCCTGCATGTTCATTGGCTTCCCCCACAGTGTTGATGTATTACTGAATGGTCGCAGCACAGTTGTAAAGACTGGTTCTCTGTGTTGCTCTCAGTTCCGACCAGAGACCTGTGGTCAGGGATCCCTCAGGACTACATCAGCCTGCTGCACCAGTGGTACTGTAGCCTGGGCCAGTGCTGCGAGTCTGGAGACTGCAGGGTAACCAACAACATCACAGgtacagcactgtgtgtgtgagagagagagagatgcattgCATAGAAATTGTAATACGTACAAAACAAGTACTGATTGTGCACTgtatggattttgtttttttctatttcagcaTCTCTATTGTGAAATGGTCAACATAAATATCCACAAACAAGGAATTTGCTTCGATGGCAGCATaacaacacaaatttaaaacaagTAGTACAAGTACAAGGAGCAGTAATGGAAAAACTATACAAcagaattaaatatttaaaaaaaattaagttgaaATGTATAAAAGTATGTGCAGATAATATGAAAAGCAATCTTTCACCGAGAGTTACAgtatgttatgttttttaaactattttctgTTGCTCTATATTTAGTGGGTTAGGACCTATTTTTTTATAACCAATAATAAAAGTTGCTGTAACTCTTACTTTTGAGCCTGACACCTAAAACAGACTGCTAACACTCGACAGCACAGCAGATGTGCAATTTTCAAAAGCATCACCTTTacattaaatgttgttgttcttgcaCTTGAATACATGAAATGTCCATACTGTAGGTTGCAACCATAGATTAGGTTGGATGTTGATGTTAAGTTCTGGTTTTCTCCAACGATTGTACaggtttaattttgtttgtgggAAGAAGAA contains:
- the osbpl9 gene encoding oxysterol-binding protein-related protein 9 isoform X4 — translated: MVKMASIMEGPLSKWTNVMKGWQYRWFVLDYNAGLLSYYTSKDKMMRGSRRGCVRLRGAVIGIDDEDDSTFTITVDQKTFHFQARDADEREKWIHALEGTILRHTLQLREAETGFVPSVQDFDKKLAEADAYLQILIDQLKLFDEKIKDCKEDESRRKIENLKETTCSMVESIKHCIVLLQIAKDQSNEQQHANGLISTINPVDGIYQPPLDSPVVNTTMPTQTTLPTGSGASGPSSGVASPAHMPLPLHSVPDFSYSSSEDEFYDADEFYQTSTSPKHCIDPSGPAAAPPRTNEQTALKRPDTTESLNSSMSNGTTEADPFDSHDDRDDDGEGESVEEHKSVIMHLLSQVRLGMDLTKVVLPTFILERRSLLEMYADFFAHPDLFVSIAEQPEPRERMVHVVKWYMSAFHAGRKGSVAKKPYNPILGEVFYCHWDLPSEAEEPSPHTTTVQETVSEGPVPWSSTNSVCFVAEQVSHHPPISAFYAECLNKKIQFNAHIWTKSKFLGMSIGVHNIGQGCVSCLEHDEHYILTFPNGYGRSILTVPWVELGGECNISCSKSGYSANIVFHTKPFYGGKKHRITAEIFPPNDKKSFCSIEGEWNGVMYAKWATGENTVFIDTKRLGIVKKKVRKLEDQLEYESRRLWRDVTLNLKLKDIDEATDAKHRLEEKQRAEARERKENEQQWETRLFHEDGECWVYDEPLLKRLASQRQ